The sequence below is a genomic window from Halolamina litorea.
GAGCGCGGGAACGTCCTGCGCGAACTCGACGAGGACGCCGTGCGGGAGGTGGCCGCCGACATCGCCGCCACCGACGTGAACGCCGTCGCGGTCTGCCTGCTCTTTGCCTTCGAGAACCCCAACCATGAACACCGCGTGACCGAGATCCTGCGCGAGGAACTGCCCGAGGCCTCCGTCTCGCAGTCGAGCACCGTCCTCCCGGAGATCCGCGAGTACGAACGCAGCGTGACCACGAGCCTCAACGCCGCGCTCAAGCCGGTGATGGACAGCTACGTCGGCAACCTCGAACGCGAGGTCCGCGACCGCGGCGTCGACGCCGCGGTGAAGCTGATGCAGTCAAACGGCGGCCTCATCGACGCCGACGCCGCCCGCGAGCGGCCGGTCAACACCCTGCTTTCGGGTCCTGCCGGCGGCGTGCAGGGCGCGACCCACGTCGCCGGCCGCGCGGGCTACGACGACCTCATCACGATGGACATGGGCGGCACGTCCTGTGACGTCTCCCTCGTCCAGGACGGCGAGCCGGTCGTCTCGACCGACGTGGCCGTCGGCGACTACACCGTCGGCGTCCCCATGATCGACGTCCACACCGTCGGCTCCGGCGGCGGCTCCGTCGCGTGGGTCGACGCCGGCGGCGCGCTCCGCGTCGGCCCCCGATCCGCTGGCGCCGATCCGGGCCCGATCTGTTACGGCCGCGGCGGCGAGCGGCCGACGACGACCGACGCCCACCTCATGCTGGGTCGGATCGACCCCGAAGGGTTCCTCCCGGAGGACCGCGACGTCGGCGTCGAGGACGTGCGCGCCGCGTTCGCCGACCTCGGCGACGAACTCGGGATGGGGCCGGAGGAGGCCGCACAGGGCGTACTCGACGTTGCCAACGCCAACATGGCCCGTGCGCTGCGTGTCGTCTCCGTCGAGCGCGGCCACGACCCGCGGGAGTTCGCCCTCGTCGCCTTCGGCGGCGCGGGGCCGCTCCACGCCCCGACGCTGGCGGCCGAACTCGACGTGCCGACGGTGCTCGTCCCCCGGACGGCCGGGGCGCTCTCGGCGCTCGGACTGCTCATCAGCGACGTGGGCTACGACTACAGCCAGTCGATGGTGCGACCCTTCGAGGCCGTCGACCCCGCGACCGTCGCCACGGCGTTCGCCGAACTCCGCGCGGAAGGGGACAGCGAACTCGCCGGGGAGAACGTCCGGCCCGAACGCCGGGAGTTCGAGCGCGTCGCGGACCTGCGCTACGCCGGCCAGTCATTCGAGGTGTCGGTCCCCGTCCCCGAGGGCGAGATCGACGCCGAAGCCCTCGCGGCCGTCGAGGAGCGGTTCCACGACCGCCACGAGGCACGGTACGGCCACGCCGACCCCACGGAGGCGGTCGAACTGGTCACCCTGCGCCTGCACGCCCGCGGGGTCGTCGACTCGCCGTCGACCGCCGCGGTCGGGACCGACGGGAGCGTCGCCGACGCCGTCGCCGAGCGCCGCGAGGTCCGCTTCGGCGAGGAGCACTACGACGCGTCGATTTACGACCGGGACCTGCTCCCTGCCGGCGGCGAGTTCGACGGCCCCGCGGTCGTCGAGGGGCCGGAGAGTACTGTCGTCCTGCGCCCCGGCCAGTCGGCCGAGGTGGCACCCGACGGCACGCTGGTCGTGGATACGGGGGTGGAGCGATGAGCGCCGACCCCGAGGCGGGTGCCACCACCGAGGTCGACCCCGTCACGCTCGAAGTGGTCCGGAACGGCTGTGTGGCCGTCGCCGAGGAGATGAACGCCAACCTCGTCCGGACGGGCTACTCGCCGAACATCAAGGAGCGCCGGGACTGTTCCTGTGCGCTGTTCGACGCCCGCGGCGAGATGGTGAGCCAAGCCGAGAACATGCCGGTCCACCTCGGCGCGATGCCGTTCTCAGTCGCGGCGGCCGTCGACGCCTTCGAGGGGGAACTGGGCCCGGGCGACGCGGTCCTGCTGAACGACCCGTTCCGCGGCGGCGCCCACCTCCCGGACCTCACCCTCGTCTCGCCGGTGTTCGACCCCGAGACACTCGACAGTGAGGGGGAGCCCCGGCTGATCGCCTACGCGGCCAACCGCGCCCACCACGCCGACATCGGCGGTTCGACGGCGGGCAGCGTCGCCGCCGACTCGACGGAGATCTACCAGGAGGGCCTGCGTATCCCGCCGGTCAAACTGTTCGAGGGCGGCGAGGTCAACGAGGACGTACTGGAGATGGTGCTCGCCAACGTCCGGACGCCCGACGAGCGCCGCGGGGACATCCGGGCACAGGAGGCCGCAAACGAGACCGCCCGCGACCGCGTCCACGGGATGGTCAGTGAGTACGGTGCCGACACGCTCGATGCGGCCTTCGAGGCGGTGAAGGACTACTCAGAGCGCCGGATGCGAAGCGAGATCGAGGACTTCCCCGACGGCGTCTACGAGTTCGCTGACCTGCTCGACGACGACGGCCGCGGGAACGAGGACCTCCCCGTCGAAGTCGCGGTCACCGTCGACGGCGACGAGGTCGGCGTCGACTTCGCCGGCACGGCGCCCCAGACCGAGGGGCCGATCAACGCCGTGCTCGCGGTCACCTCCTCGGCGACGTACTACGCCGTCCGGTGTGTGACCGACCCGGACATCCCGCCGAACCACGGCTGCTACCGACCGATCACGATCGACGCCCCCGAGCGGAGTCTGGTCAACCCCGAGCCCCCCGCGGCCGTCGTCGGCGGCAACCTCGAAACGAGCCAGCGCGTGACCGACGTGGTGCTGGGCGCTTTCGCGACGGAGGCGCCCGAGCGCGTGCTCGCGGCCTGTCAGGGAACGATGAACAACGTCACCTTCGGGGGGACGGACCCGCGCGGCGCCGACGACACGGACGGCGACGGGAAGCCCTACGCCTTCTACGAGACCCAGGGCGGTGGCTTCGGTGGCCGTGCTGGCAAGGACGGGATGGACGGGGTCCACGTCCACATGAGCAACACCATGAACACGCCCGCGGAGGTACTGGAGACGGCCTACCCGCTCCGAGTGCTTCGCTACTCGCTCCGACCGGATTCGGGCGGTGCCGGGCAGTTCCGTGGGGGACTGGGCCTCCGTCGGGACATCGAGGTCCGGGGGCACACGGCCCGCTTCAGCCTGCTCGCCGACCGTCAGCAGAACGCCCCCTACGGGCTGGCGGGTGGCGAGTCGGGCGAGTGTGGCGCCGCCTACCTGTACGAGGACAGCGTCGCCTACGCCGCCGAGGACGACGCCGACGTCGACACCGGGGAGAAGCTCCCCCAGAAGTCGGTCCACGACCTCGACCCCGGCAGCGTCGTCAGTATCCGCACGCCTGGTGCCGGCGGCTACGGTGACCCCGACGAGCGGTCGCCGTCGGCGCTGGCTCGGGACCGCCGGCTGGGGAAGCTCACCGCCGAGGCCGCCCGCGAGCGCTACGCGGTCGATGACCGGAGCGTGTCGGAGCTCGAGTCCCACGACGACGGGGACCCGTCCGAGTTCGGCGAGTAGCACCCGGGTGCTTATAGTCGCGGCTGGTGAGGGGGCGAGTATGAGCGACGACGGACCACAGGTGCCCATCCACTGCCCCGACTGTGAGACGACGACGCGCGCCCCCCTCTCGGAACTCGAAACCCGGATCGAGCGCCACAACGAGGCGGTCCACGACGGCGAGGACGTCGCCCGCGTGGACCCCGGCGTCGCCGAACAGTTCCAGAAGCTCCTCGTCGAGGACATGGGGCTGCTCGAGGACGACGCCTGACCTGGCGAACGCTTATACCCACGCCGGTCGGCCCTCTACCGTGTTCCGTGACCGACGGGGTGTGAGCGAGACGGTCGGCTTCGTCTTCGTCTTCTCGCTGGTGTTGCTTACCGTCGGGACCGTCTTCACCATCGGCTACGCGGGCCTGCAGGACGCCCGTGACGCCGAGCGGATCAACAACGCCGAGCGTGCTTTCGACGTCCTCGACGACAACATCGAGGACATCACCGTCCGCGGCGCTCCCAGCCGCGGCACGGAGGTCAGGCTGGCCGAGGCCAGCATCGGGACGGGGGAGTCGACCCTGCTCAGCGTCTCGGGCTACGAGGGTGGCTCACTGGCGTTCTCGACGGGTAACTACACGCTCGACCCCGTGGTGTACGAGTCCGGCGACACCCGGATCCGCTACTCCGGGAACGCGCTGACGCGCATCCAGCCGGCTGGGTCCGTGGCGCTCTCGGAGCCCGATTTCGTCCTCTCGGAGCGCCGCGCGATCATCCCCGTCGTCGAACTCTCCGTCGAGGACCGTTCGATCGCCGGCTCGCGGACGGTGCTGATCCGGTCCCAACGCCGGCTCCGAACCGTCGAGGTCGACGACACCGACGTGGACCGACTCGAGATCGCGCTCTCCTCGCCGGTGGCCGACCGTTGGGAGTCCTACCTCTCGGGTGCGGGTATGAGCTGTTCGCGCCCCGGCGGCGCCGACGACCCGCGGGTCGTCTGTGAGACGACGGACCTCGACCGCGTGCAGGTGGTGCACTTCGAACTGGCCGTCACCTTC
It includes:
- a CDS encoding hydantoinase/oxoprolinase family protein, which translates into the protein MTDSETRVGVDIGGTFTDVVAVRDGEVTVTKTPSTPANPERGVLNGLEASESAAGYGPADVAFFSHGTTVATNAVLEGTWADTALVTTEGFRDALEIGRQDRPDIYDFTAEKAEPVVPRDRRFTVPERLDERGNVLRELDEDAVREVAADIAATDVNAVAVCLLFAFENPNHEHRVTEILREELPEASVSQSSTVLPEIREYERSVTTSLNAALKPVMDSYVGNLEREVRDRGVDAAVKLMQSNGGLIDADAARERPVNTLLSGPAGGVQGATHVAGRAGYDDLITMDMGGTSCDVSLVQDGEPVVSTDVAVGDYTVGVPMIDVHTVGSGGGSVAWVDAGGALRVGPRSAGADPGPICYGRGGERPTTTDAHLMLGRIDPEGFLPEDRDVGVEDVRAAFADLGDELGMGPEEAAQGVLDVANANMARALRVVSVERGHDPREFALVAFGGAGPLHAPTLAAELDVPTVLVPRTAGALSALGLLISDVGYDYSQSMVRPFEAVDPATVATAFAELRAEGDSELAGENVRPERREFERVADLRYAGQSFEVSVPVPEGEIDAEALAAVEERFHDRHEARYGHADPTEAVELVTLRLHARGVVDSPSTAAVGTDGSVADAVAERREVRFGEEHYDASIYDRDLLPAGGEFDGPAVVEGPESTVVLRPGQSAEVAPDGTLVVDTGVER
- a CDS encoding hydantoinase B/oxoprolinase family protein — protein: MSADPEAGATTEVDPVTLEVVRNGCVAVAEEMNANLVRTGYSPNIKERRDCSCALFDARGEMVSQAENMPVHLGAMPFSVAAAVDAFEGELGPGDAVLLNDPFRGGAHLPDLTLVSPVFDPETLDSEGEPRLIAYAANRAHHADIGGSTAGSVAADSTEIYQEGLRIPPVKLFEGGEVNEDVLEMVLANVRTPDERRGDIRAQEAANETARDRVHGMVSEYGADTLDAAFEAVKDYSERRMRSEIEDFPDGVYEFADLLDDDGRGNEDLPVEVAVTVDGDEVGVDFAGTAPQTEGPINAVLAVTSSATYYAVRCVTDPDIPPNHGCYRPITIDAPERSLVNPEPPAAVVGGNLETSQRVTDVVLGAFATEAPERVLAACQGTMNNVTFGGTDPRGADDTDGDGKPYAFYETQGGGFGGRAGKDGMDGVHVHMSNTMNTPAEVLETAYPLRVLRYSLRPDSGGAGQFRGGLGLRRDIEVRGHTARFSLLADRQQNAPYGLAGGESGECGAAYLYEDSVAYAAEDDADVDTGEKLPQKSVHDLDPGSVVSIRTPGAGGYGDPDERSPSALARDRRLGKLTAEAARERYAVDDRSVSELESHDDGDPSEFGE
- a CDS encoding DUF7289 family protein, whose protein sequence is MFRDRRGVSETVGFVFVFSLVLLTVGTVFTIGYAGLQDARDAERINNAERAFDVLDDNIEDITVRGAPSRGTEVRLAEASIGTGESTLLSVSGYEGGSLAFSTGNYTLDPVVYESGDTRIRYSGNALTRIQPAGSVALSEPDFVLSERRAIIPVVELSVEDRSIAGSRTVLIRSQRRLRTVEVDDTDVDRLEIALSSPVADRWESYLSGAGMSCSRPGGADDPRVVCETTDLDRVQVVHFELAVTFG